One genomic window of Ornithorhynchus anatinus isolate Pmale09 chromosome 12, mOrnAna1.pri.v4, whole genome shotgun sequence includes the following:
- the ABCE1 gene encoding ATP-binding cassette sub-family E member 1 has translation MADKLTRIAIVNHDKCKPKKCRQECKKSCPVVRMGKLCIEVTPQSKIAWISETLCIGCGICIKKCPFGALSIVNLPSNLEKETTHRYCANAFKLHRLPIPRPGEVLGLVGTNGIGKSTALKILAGKQKPNLGKYDDPPDWQEILTYFRGSELQNYFTKILEDDLKAIIKPQYVDQIPKAAKGTVGSILDRKDETKTQAIVCQQLDLTHLRERNVEDLSGGELQRFACAVVCIQKADIFMFDEPSSYLDVKQRLKAAITIRSLINPDRYIIVVEHDLSVLDYLSDFICCLYGVPSAYGVVTMPFSVREGINIFLDGYVPTENLRFRDASLVFKVAETANEEEVKKMCMYKYPGMRKKMGEFELAIIAGEFTDSEIMVMLGENGTGKTTFIRMLAGRLKPDEGGEVPVLNVSYKPQKISPKSTGSVRQLLHEKIRDAYTHPQFVTDVMKPLQIENIIDQEVQTLSGGELQRVALALCLGKPADVYLIDEPSAYLDSEQRLMAARVVKRFILHAKKTAFVVEHDFIMATYLADRVIVFDGIPSKNTLANSPQTLLAGMNKFLSQLEITFRRDPNNYRPRINKLNSIKDVEQKKSGNYFFLDD, from the exons ATGGCGGACAAATTAACTAGAATTGCTATTGTCAACCATGACAAATGCAAGCCAAAGAAATGCCGGCAAGAGTGCAAAAAGAGCTGTCCTGTTGTTCGAATGG GAAAGCTGTGCATAGAGGTCACTCCCCAGAGCAAAATAGCATGGATTTCTGAAACACTCTGTATTGGTTGCGGTATTTGCATTAAG AAATGCCCATTTGGCGCCTTGTCAATTGTTAATTTACCCAGCAATCTGGAAAAAGAAACAACTCATCGGTATTGTGCCAACGCTTTCAAACTTCACAG GTTGCCTATTCCTCGTCCAGGTGAAGTTTTGGGACTAGTTGGAACTAATGGTATTGGAAAATCCACTGCCTTGAAAATTCTAGCTGGAAAGCAAAAGCCAAACCTTGGAAAGTATGAT GATCCACCTGATTGGCAAGAAATATTGACTTACTTTCGAGGATCTGAGTTGCAAAACTATTTCACCAAGATCCTGGAAGATGACCTGAAAGCCATTATTAAGCCCCAGTATGTGGACCAGATTCCTAAAGCTGCAAAG GGAACTGTGGGGTCTATTTTGGACAGGAAGGATGAAACTAAGACACAGGCTATTGTATGTCAGCAACTTG ACCTGACGCATCTAAGAGAACGAAATGTTGAGGACCTTTCTGGAGGAGAGTTACAGAGATTTGCTTGTGCTGTTGTTTGCATACAGAAAGCCGATAT TTTCATGTTCGACGAGCCTTCTAGTTACCTAGATGTGAAGCAGCGTCTAAAAGCTGCTATTACAATACGGTCTCTAATCAATCCAGATAG GTATATCATCGTTGTGGAACATGATCTAAGCGTGTTAGACTATCTCTCCGATTTCATCTGTTGCTTGTACGGTGTGCCAAGTGCCTATGGTGTGGTCACTATGCCTTTCAGCGTGAGAGAAG GCATAAACATTTTCCTAGATGGCTACGTTCCAACGGAAAACTTGAGATTCAGAGATGCCTCCCTGGTTTttaaagtggcagagacagcaaATGAGGAAGAAGTGAAAAAGATGTGCATGTACAAATATCCAGGGATGAggaaaaagatgggagagtttgaATTAGCAATCATAGCTGGAGAATTCACAGACTCTGAAATCATGGtgatgctaggggaaaatg GTACTGGGAAAACTACATTCATCAGAATGCTTGCAGGAAGACTTAAACCTGACGAAGGGG gggAGGTGCCAGTCCTAAATGTCAGCTACAAGCCACAGAAGATCAGTCCTAAATCAACG GGAAGCGTTCGTCAGTTGTTACACGAGAAGATAAGAGATGCTTATACTCACCCTCAGTTTGTGACTGATGTAATGAAGCCTCTGCAAATAGAAAACATCATTGACCAAGAG GTGCAGACGTTGTCTGGGGGTGAATTGCAAAGGGTCGCCTTGGCCCTCTGTTTGGGCAAACCAGCCGACGTCTATCTCATCGATGAACCTTCAGCATATTTGGACTCCGAACAACGTCTAATGGCAGCTAGAGTTGTCAAACG TTTCATCCTCCATGCCAAGAAGACAGCCTTTGTTGTAGAACATGACTTTATCATGGCCACCTACTTAGCAGATCGCGTTATCGTATTTGACGGCATTCCATCCAAGAATACACTTGCAAACAG tcCTCAGACCCTTTTGGCTGGTATGAATAAATTTTTGTCTCAGCTTGAAATTACATTCAGAAGAGATCCAAACAACTACAGGCCAAGAATAAACAAACTCAATTCAATCAAG GATGTAGAGCAAAAGAAGAGTGGAAACTACTTCTTCCTGGATGATTAA